A genomic segment from Nodularia sphaerocarpa UHCC 0038 encodes:
- a CDS encoding type II toxin-antitoxin system Phd/YefM family antitoxin, with protein MLTVTIDEIQENLTSYLQQVAAGQSIIITQAGKPIAEIKPVSPNTQQMRPYGLCAGDFIVPDDFDSPLPEDILNSFEGK; from the coding sequence ATGCTAACTGTAACCATTGATGAAATTCAGGAAAATCTAACCAGCTATCTTCAGCAAGTAGCAGCAGGACAAAGCATTATTATCACCCAAGCTGGTAAACCTATTGCAGAAATTAAACCAGTTTCCCCTAATACTCAACAAATGAGACCTTATGGCTTATGTGCTGGAGATTTCATTGTTCCAGATGATTTTGATAGTCCCTTACCTGAAGATATTTTGAATAGTTTTGAGGGTAAATGA
- a CDS encoding type II toxin-antitoxin system RelE/ParE family toxin: protein MKRHSISPEAIKDLLAIIDYFANRNIDAGERFVDEFDKKCKYLANFPNMGRSYGNIKVDLRGIPLDGYVILYRVINSGIEIVRVVSGYRDLESLFTESMDG, encoded by the coding sequence ATGAAAAGACACAGTATCTCTCCAGAAGCAATTAAGGATTTATTAGCAATAATTGATTATTTTGCCAATAGAAATATTGATGCTGGAGAGCGCTTTGTTGATGAATTTGATAAAAAGTGTAAATATTTAGCTAATTTCCCCAATATGGGGCGTAGTTACGGAAATATTAAAGTTGATTTGCGGGGTATTCCTTTGGATGGTTACGTTATTCTTTATCGAGTTATTAATAGTGGGATTGAAATTGTGCGTGTAGTTAGTGGGTATCGAGATTTGGAATCTTTATTTACAGAATCAATGGATGGTTGA
- the ahcY gene encoding adenosylhomocysteinase: MTATSPRLKHEVKDLALAPLGRQRIEWAGREMPVLKQIRDRFEKEKPFAGLRLVACAHITTETAHLAIALKAGGADAVLIASNPLSTQDDVAACLVTDYEIPVFAQKGEDNATYNRHVQIALDHRPNIIIDDGSDVVAELVQNRQHQIADLIGSTEETTTGIVRLRAMFNDGVLTFPAMNVNDADTKHFFDNRYGTGQSTLDGIIRATNILLAGKNIVVVGYGWCGKGTALRARGMGANVIVTEIDPIKAIEAVMDGFRVLPMAEAATYGDIFITVTGNKHVIRGEHFDVMKDGAIVCNSGHFDLELDLKYLASQAKEVKEVRPFTEEYKLTSGKSIVVLGQGRLINLAAAEGHPSAVMDMSFANQALAVEYLVKNKGKLSPGLHSIPVEVDQEIARLKLEAMGIHIDTLTADQIEYINSWTSGT; this comes from the coding sequence ATGACTGCAACTTCTCCCCGATTAAAGCACGAGGTTAAAGACCTCGCTCTTGCTCCCTTGGGAAGACAACGAATTGAGTGGGCTGGACGGGAAATGCCAGTATTAAAGCAGATTCGCGATCGCTTTGAGAAAGAAAAACCCTTTGCTGGTTTACGCCTTGTAGCTTGCGCCCACATTACAACAGAAACAGCACATTTGGCGATCGCCCTCAAAGCCGGTGGTGCTGACGCTGTATTGATTGCTAGTAACCCTTTATCAACTCAAGATGACGTAGCAGCTTGCTTAGTCACCGATTACGAAATTCCCGTATTTGCCCAAAAAGGCGAAGACAACGCCACATATAATCGCCACGTTCAAATAGCCTTAGATCACCGCCCCAACATCATCATTGATGACGGTAGCGACGTGGTAGCAGAATTGGTGCAAAACCGTCAACACCAAATTGCTGATTTGATTGGTAGCACCGAAGAAACCACAACTGGTATTGTTCGTTTACGCGCCATGTTCAACGATGGGGTTCTCACCTTCCCCGCCATGAACGTTAACGACGCTGACACCAAGCACTTCTTTGATAATCGCTATGGTACTGGACAATCAACCCTAGATGGCATTATCCGCGCTACAAATATTTTGTTAGCTGGGAAGAATATCGTCGTTGTGGGTTATGGCTGGTGTGGTAAAGGTACTGCATTGCGCGCCCGTGGTATGGGTGCTAATGTCATCGTTACCGAAATCGACCCAATCAAAGCAATTGAAGCCGTAATGGATGGTTTCCGTGTGCTACCAATGGCGGAAGCTGCAACTTATGGTGATATCTTTATTACTGTGACTGGTAACAAGCACGTAATTCGTGGTGAACATTTCGATGTCATGAAAGACGGTGCGATTGTTTGTAACTCTGGTCACTTTGATTTAGAACTTGATTTAAAATACTTAGCTTCTCAAGCGAAGGAAGTTAAGGAAGTCCGTCCTTTCACTGAAGAGTATAAATTGACCAGTGGTAAGTCAATTGTGGTTTTAGGACAAGGACGTTTGATTAACTTAGCTGCTGCTGAAGGACACCCCAGCGCAGTTATGGACATGAGTTTTGCTAACCAAGCGTTGGCTGTTGAATACCTGGTGAAGAATAAAGGTAAGTTGTCACCTGGTTTACACTCTATTCCTGTGGAAGTTGATCAAGAAATTGCTCGTTTGAAGTTGGAAGCTATGGGTATTCACATTGATACTCTGACAGCAGACCAAATCGAGTACATCAATTCCTGGACTTCTGGAACCTAA
- a CDS encoding glycosyltransferase family 4 protein, which produces MRILHIINHVQKIGNGIVNVAVDLACLQSQDGHTVAVISDGGEYETLLASHNVRHWQLNQSREPLNILKSAWGYRQILPEFQPDIVHAHMMTGVVLARMCKGCYNYALVSTVHNEFQRSSVLMGLADRVIAVSHAVADSMMRRGIPKNKLRVISNGTLNSPRHPRIEDYQPLPLQRPAITTVAGMYTRKGIVELITAFSKIAAEFPDAHLYLVGDGPDRAMFEMMAQNTVYSDRIHFAGFQPEPQRYMLATDIFVLASHCESFGLVLTEAREAGCAIIASDVDGIPETLDNRQAGILVPPQDSQTLATALTQLLRDSVELHKWKSRAQENLQRFSAERVNEETVKLYHELATNYNVSKMFAKKEVLAGK; this is translated from the coding sequence ATGCGGATTTTACATATTATCAACCACGTGCAGAAAATTGGGAATGGAATTGTCAATGTAGCAGTAGATTTAGCTTGTTTACAAAGTCAAGATGGTCATACTGTGGCTGTGATCTCAGATGGCGGAGAATATGAGACATTATTAGCATCTCATAATGTCAGACATTGGCAATTAAATCAGTCTAGGGAACCCCTAAATATTCTCAAATCGGCTTGGGGTTATCGGCAGATTTTGCCAGAATTTCAGCCAGATATTGTCCATGCACACATGATGACAGGGGTTGTACTAGCCCGGATGTGCAAAGGCTGCTATAATTACGCTTTAGTTTCTACAGTACATAACGAGTTTCAGCGTAGTTCCGTACTGATGGGATTGGCGGATCGGGTAATTGCAGTTAGTCATGCAGTAGCTGACTCAATGATGCGGCGTGGTATACCAAAGAACAAGCTGCGGGTGATATCCAACGGTACATTAAACAGTCCCCGACATCCTAGGATTGAAGATTACCAACCATTACCCCTACAGCGTCCAGCAATTACCACTGTGGCGGGGATGTATACCCGCAAAGGAATTGTGGAGTTAATTACAGCTTTTAGCAAAATTGCGGCGGAATTTCCCGACGCACATCTATACTTAGTCGGAGACGGGCCAGACCGTGCTATGTTTGAAATGATGGCGCAAAATACAGTTTATAGCGATCGCATTCATTTTGCAGGTTTCCAGCCAGAACCGCAACGCTATATGCTAGCAACGGATATTTTTGTTTTGGCTTCACACTGCGAATCCTTTGGTTTGGTGCTAACAGAGGCGCGGGAAGCAGGTTGTGCTATTATCGCCAGCGATGTAGACGGTATCCCGGAAACTTTAGATAATCGTCAAGCTGGTATTTTAGTTCCACCTCAAGATAGTCAAACTTTAGCCACGGCTTTGACACAATTGCTCAGAGATTCTGTAGAGTTACATAAGTGGAAATCTCGCGCCCAAGAAAATTTACAGCGTTTCAGTGCGGAGCGGGTGAATGAAGAAACTGTTAAATTATACCACGAATTAGCCACGAACTACAATGTCTCGAAAATGTTCGCCAAAAAAGAAGTTTTAGCTGGGAAATAA
- a CDS encoding XisI protein, with product MERMNYPELVQTVLARHTESHLAKGTEIQLIFDNQKNHYLVIHLGWEGEKRTYGSVIHVDIKDGKIWIQSDFTEEGVANELVELGVPKSDIILGFRSPHVRQFTGFASV from the coding sequence ATGGAAAGAATGAATTATCCTGAATTAGTACAAACAGTATTAGCAAGACATACAGAGAGTCATTTAGCCAAGGGGACAGAAATACAATTAATATTTGATAATCAAAAAAATCACTATTTAGTAATTCATCTAGGTTGGGAAGGTGAAAAACGGACTTATGGTTCTGTTATTCATGTTGATATTAAGGATGGGAAAATTTGGATTCAGTCCGATTTTACAGAGGAAGGAGTTGCGAATGAGTTGGTAGAGTTAGGTGTACCGAAATCAGATATTATTTTAGGTTTTAGATCACCTCATGTGAGACAGTTTACTGGTTTTGCATCTGTTTAA
- a CDS encoding type IV pilin-like G/H family protein, giving the protein MKNSFVKVYNLRISLRLFIKLIAYTLLIGIASEIIAYFDIQPSIAPAEAQLISQTNAQRLVGRWQGKDTLCGPSGTYIFTADNKLYILRQASNGVTNALQSFYKINSSTRPMQLEVIDTDGFESQKSSFQFTDQGELRLDFSDVTGCSPANFSAFFEKVSNIANLPPNTEIIKNTAPTKALQSEAKTYIGAMVRAQQAYYIENGKFARTIDQLRTGIESETKNYRYRVIPQGNGTQRVMMTAVSRHRILKSYTGAVFTLKINGTNKMVPVICETNKPSLSPPVLPKITNNPSGQIQCPAGSTRVN; this is encoded by the coding sequence ATGAAAAATAGTTTTGTCAAAGTTTATAATCTAAGAATTAGCCTACGACTATTTATTAAATTGATTGCATATACTCTGTTAATAGGAATAGCAAGTGAGATAATTGCATATTTTGATATACAACCATCAATAGCACCAGCAGAGGCTCAACTGATATCGCAAACTAATGCTCAACGTTTAGTTGGACGATGGCAAGGGAAAGATACCTTATGTGGACCAAGTGGGACATACATATTTACAGCAGACAATAAATTATATATCCTGCGGCAAGCATCAAACGGGGTTACTAACGCCCTGCAATCTTTCTACAAAATTAACTCAAGTACCCGACCAATGCAATTGGAGGTTATAGATACGGATGGTTTTGAGAGTCAGAAATCAAGTTTTCAGTTTACAGATCAGGGTGAATTACGTTTAGACTTCTCAGATGTAACTGGCTGTTCGCCTGCTAATTTTTCAGCATTCTTTGAAAAAGTTTCTAATATAGCTAATTTACCTCCAAACACTGAGATTATCAAAAATACTGCTCCTACTAAAGCACTGCAATCTGAAGCCAAAACCTACATTGGTGCTATGGTAAGAGCGCAACAAGCTTACTACATTGAAAATGGTAAGTTTGCAAGAACAATCGACCAACTACGGACTGGGATAGAATCCGAAACTAAAAATTATCGTTACCGAGTTATACCCCAAGGTAATGGAACTCAAAGAGTGATGATGACAGCCGTTTCTAGGCATCGTATACTTAAAAGTTATACTGGCGCAGTATTTACTCTCAAAATCAACGGTACAAACAAAATGGTTCCGGTTATTTGTGAAACGAATAAACCTTCCTTATCACCCCCAGTTCTGCCCAAAATTACCAATAACCCTTCGGGACAAATTCAATGTCCAGCAGGTTCTACCAGGGTCAACTAG
- a CDS encoding glycosyltransferase family 4 protein gives MEGKKENFNSISASILTLGIGWFPKTPGGLERYIYDLTHKLAANQDEIELCGVGLPETELNLPMKLTNLADPDQAIWQRLGSIRHRFKKTRVSKPDAINLHFALYSFPILDLLPKGVPITFNFHGPWAAESQQETVSNQLGLFLKRRLIEQTTYNRCDRFIVLSKAFGNILHQQYQIPWSKINIIPGGVNINWFKANLSRQAARQQLDWPENRRILFTSRRLVQRVGIDKLLQALVIIKPQVPDVWLAIAGRGHLQATLQQQVKELGLEDNVKFLGFLPDAQLPLAYQAAELTVMPSQCFEGFGLAIIESLACGTPVLCTPIGGMPEILSSFSPDLITTSAEASAIAEKLAQILLGNLSIPSRSACREYAVNNFDWQHITQQVRQVLLA, from the coding sequence GTGGAAGGTAAAAAAGAAAATTTTAATTCAATATCGGCATCCATTCTCACCCTGGGAATAGGTTGGTTTCCCAAAACTCCCGGCGGATTAGAAAGGTACATTTATGATCTAACTCATAAATTAGCAGCCAATCAAGACGAAATAGAACTATGTGGAGTTGGTTTACCAGAAACTGAATTAAATTTGCCAATGAAGCTGACTAATTTGGCTGATCCAGATCAAGCAATTTGGCAACGACTGGGATCTATTCGTCACAGATTTAAGAAAACACGCGTCAGCAAACCAGATGCAATTAATCTGCATTTTGCATTATATAGCTTTCCTATTTTGGATCTTCTGCCCAAAGGTGTACCCATAACTTTTAACTTTCATGGCCCTTGGGCTGCTGAAAGTCAGCAGGAAACAGTTAGTAATCAACTCGGTCTTTTTCTCAAGCGACGGCTAATAGAACAAACCACTTATAATCGCTGCGATCGCTTTATTGTTCTTAGTAAAGCATTTGGTAATATTTTACATCAACAGTATCAAATACCTTGGAGCAAAATTAATATTATCCCTGGAGGAGTAAATATTAATTGGTTTAAAGCCAATTTATCACGCCAAGCAGCCCGCCAGCAGCTAGACTGGCCGGAAAATCGCCGCATATTATTTACATCCCGTCGCTTAGTGCAGCGAGTTGGTATTGACAAATTACTACAGGCGCTGGTGATCATTAAGCCACAAGTTCCTGATGTTTGGCTAGCGATCGCAGGTCGTGGTCATCTACAAGCTACACTACAACAACAGGTTAAAGAATTAGGGTTAGAAGACAACGTAAAATTTTTAGGTTTTCTCCCTGATGCACAATTACCCCTAGCTTACCAAGCTGCTGAATTAACAGTTATGCCCAGCCAATGTTTTGAAGGGTTTGGATTAGCAATTATTGAATCTTTAGCTTGTGGTACTCCAGTTTTATGTACCCCAATTGGGGGAATGCCAGAAATTTTATCATCATTTTCCCCAGATTTAATTACTACTTCTGCCGAAGCCTCAGCTATTGCTGAAAAATTAGCACAAATACTTTTGGGCAACTTATCAATTCCTTCACGATCAGCCTGCCGTGAGTATGCAGTTAATAACTTTGATTGGCAACATATAACTCAGCAAGTGCGGCAGGTTCTCTTAGCTTGA
- a CDS encoding mechanosensitive ion channel family protein, which produces MAMAVVSMPKASAQIPILPFLQSPSSVSSDADNRTVSGWIYVDGYQVFQIAATRSNLSERSRNIQQSLNQIRQSYLSSSERDIEIETRTQNGLPVIYVNGQYLMTVTTEDARLRRQEPAVSAMEITEQLKTALQRSSQERTTEILINQAQVAGGTALLIVVLSAGVYYFQRRSQENSKHPILPIADNAQQLTTQLNQQQDRDIKEVKKVLFQLTQASVWGSGIVFILGLFPYTRVFQVGILSAAQIPLRLGIVVLGIYVAIRFTYALIDRFTSTLISSGVLLNSEASKRMQLRVSTFSGVTKSITTGLLLVFGILLSLLSLGIDIVPLLAGAGLIGVALSLASQSLIKDAINGFLVIVEDQYALGDVIAVGDVGGLVETLNLRITQVRDAEGRLITIPNSEIKVVANLSSRWSRADLTIPVAYQNNIDDALQLLKQVGLEMNKDTYWKRLILAPPEVLGIDNFGDRGLMIRVWIKTLPLKQWDVGREFRRRLKVTFDHAGFTIPVPQQGIWLSEGQLLHSEVNGKSDSH; this is translated from the coding sequence ATGGCTATGGCTGTTGTTTCTATGCCAAAAGCCTCAGCTCAGATTCCCATTTTGCCTTTTCTACAATCTCCCAGTAGCGTAAGTAGCGATGCAGATAACAGAACTGTTTCTGGGTGGATTTACGTGGACGGCTACCAAGTATTTCAGATAGCAGCAACAAGAAGCAATTTGTCGGAGCGTTCCCGAAATATCCAACAAAGTTTAAATCAAATCCGCCAAAGTTATTTAAGTTCATCTGAACGAGACATTGAGATTGAAACCCGGACACAAAATGGATTACCAGTCATTTATGTTAATGGTCAATATCTGATGACCGTTACCACAGAAGATGCGAGACTGCGAAGACAAGAGCCAGCTGTATCGGCGATGGAAATCACCGAACAGTTAAAAACAGCTTTGCAACGATCTAGCCAGGAAAGAACAACTGAAATTTTAATCAATCAAGCTCAAGTTGCTGGTGGTACTGCACTGTTAATAGTTGTATTGAGCGCGGGAGTATATTACTTTCAACGCCGTTCCCAAGAAAATTCCAAACACCCTATTCTGCCGATAGCAGACAATGCTCAACAGTTGACAACTCAACTCAATCAACAGCAAGATAGAGATATTAAGGAAGTTAAAAAAGTACTATTTCAATTAACTCAAGCCAGTGTTTGGGGAAGTGGAATTGTTTTCATATTGGGTCTATTTCCTTATACGCGAGTGTTTCAAGTGGGGATTCTCTCTGCTGCCCAAATTCCTTTAAGATTGGGTATTGTGGTACTAGGAATTTATGTAGCAATTCGTTTTACCTATGCGCTCATTGATCGCTTCACTTCGACTCTGATTAGCAGTGGCGTTTTATTAAACTCAGAAGCTTCTAAACGGATGCAACTGCGAGTTTCTACATTTTCAGGAGTGACGAAAAGTATCACTACTGGTCTTTTGTTGGTATTTGGTATCTTACTATCTCTGCTTTCCTTGGGTATAGATATTGTCCCCTTGTTAGCAGGTGCTGGTTTAATTGGTGTGGCTTTATCTCTGGCTTCCCAAAGTTTAATCAAAGATGCGATTAATGGCTTCTTGGTAATCGTGGAAGATCAGTATGCTTTAGGTGATGTGATCGCTGTGGGAGATGTGGGAGGCTTAGTAGAAACTCTCAATTTGCGGATTACTCAGGTGCGGGATGCCGAAGGGCGTTTGATTACGATTCCCAATAGTGAAATTAAGGTTGTGGCTAATCTTTCTAGCCGTTGGTCTCGCGCCGATTTAACTATTCCCGTTGCTTACCAAAATAACATTGATGATGCTTTGCAGTTGCTTAAACAAGTAGGCTTGGAGATGAATAAAGATACCTACTGGAAACGTCTTATACTAGCACCGCCGGAGGTTCTAGGAATAGATAATTTTGGCGATCGCGGTTTGATGATTCGTGTTTGGATTAAAACATTACCTCTGAAGCAATGGGATGTAGGGCGGGAGTTTCGCCGCCGCTTGAAAGTTACCTTTGATCACGCCGGATTTACAATTCCTGTACCTCAACAAGGTATTTGGCTGAGTGAAGGTCAATTGCTGCATTCGGAAGTTAATGGCAAATCTGATAGTCATTAG
- a CDS encoding ABC transporter ATP-binding protein: MVKELAIRTCGLTKQFERHVAVNDVDLEIPSGEVYGLIGPNGAGKTSLIRMLAAAEEPTMGEIYINGDRLRLDKSNSSIKRHLGYLPDDYPLYEDLTVWDYLDYFARLYRLREPRRTQRLHEVLELIQLGNKRHSLISTLSRGMKQRLSLARTIIHEPILLLLDEPVSGLDPIARMQFRQIIKSLQEAGMTILISSHVLSDLAELCTSIGIMELGFLVESASLQELYQRLSQQQIILSTLGSLKSLESELKNYPLVKEWEKIVGTNSLRVNFSGTQQDCADLLRSLIVAGIPITDFHCTQEDLESIFLKLGHKQAS; the protein is encoded by the coding sequence ATGGTAAAAGAATTAGCGATTCGTACCTGTGGATTAACGAAGCAATTTGAACGACACGTTGCTGTTAATGATGTTGATTTAGAAATTCCATCTGGTGAAGTTTATGGATTAATAGGTCCCAATGGTGCTGGTAAAACAAGTCTGATCAGAATGTTGGCTGCTGCGGAAGAACCAACGATGGGTGAGATTTATATTAACGGCGATCGCCTACGACTTGACAAGAGTAACTCAAGCATCAAGCGTCACTTGGGATACTTACCAGATGACTATCCCCTATACGAAGATTTAACCGTCTGGGATTATTTAGATTATTTTGCGCGGTTGTATCGTTTGCGGGAACCACGGCGAACTCAACGCTTACATGAAGTTTTAGAACTCATACAACTGGGAAATAAACGTCACAGTTTAATTTCTACCCTATCGCGGGGGATGAAACAGCGTTTGAGTTTAGCGCGAACGATTATTCATGAACCCATTTTACTACTTTTAGATGAGCCTGTTTCTGGGCTTGACCCCATTGCGAGAATGCAGTTTCGGCAAATTATCAAATCTTTGCAAGAAGCAGGGATGACAATTTTAATTTCTTCCCATGTTCTCAGTGATTTAGCCGAACTCTGTACTTCTATCGGAATTATGGAGTTGGGTTTTTTAGTGGAAAGTGCTTCACTACAAGAACTTTACCAACGCCTTTCTCAGCAACAAATTATTTTATCAACTCTGGGGAGTTTAAAATCGCTGGAAAGTGAATTAAAAAATTATCCCTTGGTGAAAGAATGGGAGAAAATAGTCGGAACAAACAGCTTGCGAGTCAATTTTTCTGGTACACAACAAGATTGTGCTGATTTATTGCGATCGCTCATTGTAGCAGGTATTCCCATCACTGATTTTCACTGCACTCAAGAAGACTTAGAAAGTATATTCTTGAAACTGGGACACAAACAAGCCTCTTGA
- a CDS encoding PIG-L deacetylase family protein yields the protein MTVKTHLQRLQRLFPNTWLEKLQYIHSSLLCKWILLWGSQPLAFNQKSAMVFSPHQDDETFGCGGMIAYKREQGIPVIIVFLTDGQGAAGSNPNAQNTMIKIRQQEAIEALGILGVEASKIHFLAKIDGSLQNLKTDEKQQTICQVAELIRYYQPEEVYVPHRKDCHQDHEATYELVKAAIAENKMTVELLQYPIWLFWRAPLFILLNLQDIAAAYCFSTISVQEKKNQAIASYKSQIKSLPRGFIKRFLGSYEIFFKVD from the coding sequence ATGACAGTGAAAACTCATCTACAACGTTTACAAAGGTTATTTCCTAACACTTGGCTTGAGAAATTACAATATATCCACTCTAGCTTACTGTGTAAATGGATTTTGCTTTGGGGAAGTCAGCCTTTAGCATTTAACCAAAAATCAGCAATGGTGTTTTCTCCTCATCAAGATGATGAAACCTTTGGCTGTGGGGGGATGATTGCTTACAAGCGTGAACAGGGAATACCAGTTATAATTGTGTTTTTGACAGATGGACAAGGAGCAGCAGGTTCCAATCCAAATGCTCAAAACACAATGATCAAAATTCGCCAGCAAGAAGCAATAGAAGCATTAGGAATTTTAGGTGTAGAAGCCTCAAAAATTCACTTTTTAGCGAAAATAGATGGGAGTTTGCAAAATTTAAAAACTGATGAGAAACAACAGACAATTTGCCAGGTTGCTGAACTGATTCGATATTATCAACCAGAAGAGGTTTATGTACCTCACCGCAAAGATTGTCATCAAGATCATGAGGCTACTTATGAATTAGTCAAAGCGGCAATTGCTGAAAATAAGATGACAGTTGAATTGTTGCAATATCCTATATGGTTATTCTGGAGAGCGCCGCTATTTATTTTACTCAATTTACAGGATATAGCAGCAGCTTACTGTTTTTCAACTATATCAGTTCAAGAAAAGAAAAATCAAGCGATCGCCTCTTATAAATCTCAAATTAAAAGCCTACCTCGTGGGTTTATTAAACGTTTTTTAGGCTCTTATGAAATCTTTTTTAAGGTTGACTAA
- a CDS encoding glycosyltransferase family 4 protein translates to MKILFLDQSGKPGGAELCLIDIAKPYRDRALVGLFADGDFRKLLQQHQIPVEVFATQLIQVRKQSNFLQSLASVRQLVPLLAKVVHTAKKYDVIYANTQKALVIGALASFLARRPLVYHLHDILSSEHFSQTNLRIAVTLANRFASLVIANSQASQTAFIQAGGNAKLTEIVYNGFECQNYQTSASEVKELQQQLGLEGKFVVGHFSRLAPWKGQHILIAALSECPPEVTVILVGDALFGEQDYVQQLHEQVAQLKLENRVKFLGFRADVPQLMAACDLVAHTSTAPEPFGRVIVEAMLCGKPVVAAKAGGAMELVEHGVNGFLVTPGEIAELAEVINTCVAEREMTATIANHGRAIACQRFDIVAINQQIAQLLNQLSVNRFNR, encoded by the coding sequence ATGAAAATTCTGTTTTTAGACCAAAGTGGTAAACCTGGTGGTGCGGAATTGTGTTTAATAGATATTGCTAAACCATATCGCGATCGCGCTTTAGTAGGCTTGTTCGCAGATGGTGATTTTAGAAAGTTACTACAGCAGCATCAGATCCCAGTAGAAGTTTTCGCAACTCAACTAATTCAAGTTCGCAAACAAAGCAATTTTCTGCAATCTTTGGCGAGTGTCAGACAACTTGTACCACTATTAGCGAAAGTGGTACACACAGCTAAAAAATATGATGTCATCTACGCCAACACCCAAAAAGCCTTAGTTATCGGCGCATTGGCAAGTTTTTTAGCCCGTCGTCCTTTGGTTTATCATTTACATGATATTCTTTCTTCAGAACACTTTAGCCAAACTAACCTGCGAATTGCCGTTACTTTAGCAAATCGTTTTGCTTCATTAGTAATTGCTAATTCTCAAGCTAGTCAAACAGCCTTTATCCAAGCAGGAGGAAATGCAAAACTCACAGAAATTGTGTATAATGGTTTTGAGTGCCAAAATTATCAAACTTCTGCATCGGAAGTTAAAGAATTACAGCAACAGTTAGGGCTAGAAGGAAAATTTGTAGTTGGACACTTTAGCCGGCTTGCACCTTGGAAAGGTCAACATATTTTAATTGCAGCTTTGTCTGAATGTCCCCCAGAAGTGACAGTAATTTTAGTTGGTGATGCGCTGTTTGGCGAACAAGATTATGTGCAGCAATTGCATGAACAAGTTGCACAGTTGAAATTAGAAAACCGGGTGAAGTTTTTAGGATTTCGGGCAGATGTTCCCCAGTTAATGGCGGCTTGTGACTTGGTAGCGCATACCTCAACAGCCCCAGAACCCTTTGGGAGAGTGATTGTTGAGGCGATGCTATGCGGTAAGCCTGTGGTGGCTGCTAAGGCTGGGGGGGCGATGGAATTAGTGGAACATGGCGTTAATGGTTTTCTGGTGACACCTGGTGAAATTGCGGAATTGGCAGAGGTGATTAATACTTGTGTTGCAGAACGAGAAATGACTGCAACTATCGCCAATCATGGAAGAGCGATCGCTTGTCAGCGTTTTGATATAGTAGCCATTAATCAGCAAATTGCTCAACTATTAAATCAGTTATCAGTGAACAGATTTAACAGGTGA
- a CDS encoding XisH family protein encodes MSAKDFFHNAVRLALEKDGWLITDDPLRFIVDTIEFRLDLGAERLLAAEKEGEKIAVEIKSFLGKSAISEFHTALGQTLNYRSILRKEAPDRILYLAISYEIYTVFFMIPVIQEIIAEHQLKLLIFESSKEEIVLWKE; translated from the coding sequence ATGTCAGCAAAAGATTTCTTTCACAATGCTGTAAGGTTAGCTTTAGAGAAAGATGGTTGGTTAATTACTGATGATCCTTTAAGATTTATAGTAGATACTATAGAATTCCGTCTTGATTTAGGAGCAGAAAGACTTCTAGCAGCAGAAAAAGAAGGAGAAAAAATAGCAGTTGAAATAAAATCTTTTTTGGGAAAATCAGCGATTAGTGAATTTCATACCGCTTTAGGACAAACACTTAATTACCGTTCTATTTTAAGAAAAGAAGCACCTGATCGTATTTTATATTTAGCAATTAGTTATGAAATATATACAGTTTTTTTTATGATACCTGTTATTCAAGAAATAATTGCTGAACATCAATTAAAATTATTGATATTTGAAAGTAGTAAGGAGGAGATTGTTTTATGGAAAGAATGA